A genomic segment from Sciurus carolinensis chromosome 1, mSciCar1.2, whole genome shotgun sequence encodes:
- the Fhl3 gene encoding four and a half LIM domains protein 3: MSEAFDCAKCSESLYGRKYIQTDSGPYCVPCYDNTFANTCAECQQLIGHDSRELFYEDRHFHEGCFRCCRCQRSLADEPFTCQDSELLCNDCYCSAFSSQCSACGETVMPGSRKLEYGGQTWHEHCFLCSGCEQPLGSRSFVPDKDAHYCVPCYENKFAPRCARCSKTLTQGGVTYRDQPWHRECLVCTGCQTPLAGQQFTSRDDDPYCVACFGELFAPKCSSCKRPITGGTGLGGGKYVSFEDRHWHHSCFSCARCSTSLVGQGFVPDGDQVLCQGCSQAGP, translated from the exons ATGAGTGAGGCATTTGACTGTGCAAAATGCAGTGAGTCCCTGTATGGCCGCAAGTACATCCAGACAGACAGTGGCCCCTACTGCGTGCCCTGCTATGACAACACCTTTGCCAACACCTGTGCTGAGTGCCAGCAGCTTATCGGGCATGACTCAAGG GAGCTGTTCTATGAGGATCGCCACTTCCACGAGGGCTGTTTCCGCTGCTGCCGCTGCCAGCGCTCCCTAGCTGATGAGCCCTTCACCTGCCAGGACAGTGAGCTGCTCTGCAATGACTGTTACTGCAGTGCCTTCTCTTCACAGTGCTCTGCCTGTGGGGAGACTGTCATGCCTG GGTCCCGGAAGCTGGAGTATGGAGGCCAGACGTGGCATGAGCACTGTTTCCTGTGCAGCGGCTGTGAGCAGCCACTGGGCTCTCGTTCCTTTGTGCCGGACAAGGATGCTCACTACTGCGTGCCCTGCTATGAGAACAAGTTTGCTCCTCGCTGTGCCCGTTGCAGCAAG ACGCTGACCCAGGGTGGAGTGACATACCGTGATCAGCCCTGGCATCGAGAATGCTTGGTCTGCACTGGGTGCCAGACACCCCTGGCTGGGCAGCAGTTCACCTCTCGGGATGATGATCCCTACTGTGTGGCCTGTTTCGGAGAACTTTTTGCACCTAAGTGCAGCAGCTGCAAACGCCCCATCACAGGGGGGACAG GACTCGGTGGAGGCAAGTATGTGTCCTTTGAAGACCGACATTGGCACCACAGCTGCTTCTCCTGTGCCCGCTGCTCCACCTCCCTGGTGGGCCAAGGCTTTGTGCCGGATGGAGACCAAGTGCTGTGTCAAGGCTGCAGCCAGGCAGGGCCCTAA